In Methylomonas sp. ZR1, one DNA window encodes the following:
- a CDS encoding efflux RND transporter periplasmic adaptor subunit translates to MSVRFAQQWLEIVCRIVPETEAAALMVSDADGKTLRLLAKWPENLADAAELSAICKLTLDKNQPSYMPNVAKPDQRQYDFFGLPVFDGSVLLGVIALKLEHAVADRRAAVFTALEQSVEWWRLAQGRLQQNDDFYSSVVGLLAACFEQNSYREVLISLGTELTRMLGCDRVAIGEFKDNYSTVVAISNNAQIDQQANLLQKIADAMDEAIEQDSVVVVPDVKSVSIQRAHQEVVRKYGYGSLLTVPMLHDGQFIGAVTLLRSEEQSFDKETVLLCQQALALISPFLALKKLDEQALSVKIGIKLKQRLAELMGVKHFKVKLTALGLVLFLLISSVWRSDFRVTANAVLEGKIQRVVAAPISGFLQSAAVRAGDTVRQGEFMASLDDAELQLELSKLDGQLQKFRREYREALSGGDLVKVRVISAQIDQADAEMELTRQQLQKINLAAPFDGVVIEGDLSQKLGSPVERGEILFKIAPLEGYRIILKVDESLISYVQAGQKGSLVLASMPSRTFPLQVQKITAVAKTDSGKNIFRVEASLENAPELLRPGMEGVGKIEAGRASLLWIWSHDMLAWLRLWIWSW, encoded by the coding sequence ATGAGCGTTAGATTTGCCCAACAGTGGTTGGAGATAGTCTGCCGCATTGTGCCGGAAACTGAGGCTGCGGCATTGATGGTGAGCGATGCGGATGGCAAAACGCTGCGGCTGTTGGCGAAATGGCCGGAGAACCTCGCCGATGCTGCTGAGCTATCGGCTATTTGCAAACTCACACTGGATAAAAATCAACCCAGCTACATGCCTAATGTGGCAAAGCCTGATCAACGGCAATATGACTTTTTCGGTCTGCCGGTATTTGACGGTTCGGTACTATTAGGTGTGATTGCGCTCAAACTGGAGCATGCTGTTGCTGATCGGCGCGCGGCTGTTTTTACCGCGCTGGAGCAGAGCGTGGAGTGGTGGCGTTTGGCGCAAGGCCGTTTGCAGCAGAACGACGATTTTTACAGCTCCGTAGTCGGTTTGCTGGCGGCTTGTTTCGAGCAAAATAGTTACCGCGAGGTTTTGATTAGCCTGGGTACGGAATTGACGCGCATGCTGGGTTGCGATCGGGTTGCCATTGGCGAATTCAAAGACAACTACAGTACGGTAGTGGCGATTTCCAACAACGCGCAAATCGACCAGCAGGCCAATCTGTTGCAAAAAATCGCCGATGCGATGGACGAAGCTATCGAGCAGGATAGCGTGGTGGTGGTTCCTGACGTCAAATCGGTCAGCATCCAGCGCGCCCATCAGGAAGTCGTCCGCAAGTATGGCTATGGATCATTGCTGACCGTGCCTATGCTGCATGACGGTCAGTTTATCGGCGCGGTTACCCTGCTACGCAGCGAAGAACAATCCTTTGATAAGGAAACCGTGCTACTTTGCCAACAAGCCCTGGCGCTGATCTCGCCCTTTCTGGCCTTAAAAAAACTCGACGAACAAGCGTTGTCGGTAAAAATCGGCATCAAGCTTAAACAGCGGCTGGCCGAACTGATGGGCGTCAAACACTTCAAAGTGAAATTGACCGCCCTGGGCTTGGTGTTGTTCTTGTTGATCAGCTCTGTGTGGCGCAGTGATTTTCGGGTGACCGCCAACGCGGTGTTGGAAGGCAAAATTCAGCGGGTGGTCGCTGCGCCCATTTCCGGATTTTTGCAATCGGCGGCGGTACGGGCCGGCGATACGGTGCGGCAAGGCGAATTCATGGCTAGCCTGGACGATGCGGAATTACAACTGGAATTAAGCAAGCTGGACGGGCAGTTGCAAAAATTCCGTCGCGAATACCGCGAAGCCCTGTCTGGTGGTGATCTCGTGAAAGTCAGGGTCATTAGCGCGCAAATCGACCAGGCCGATGCGGAGATGGAGCTGACCCGCCAGCAGTTACAGAAAATCAATCTGGCCGCGCCATTCGATGGAGTGGTGATTGAAGGCGATTTGAGTCAGAAGCTCGGTTCACCGGTCGAACGCGGTGAAATCCTGTTCAAAATTGCCCCGTTGGAAGGTTACCGCATCATCCTGAAGGTGGATGAAAGCCTGATTTCCTATGTGCAGGCAGGTCAAAAAGGCTCTTTGGTGTTGGCCAGTATGCCCAGCCGGACCTTTCCGCTACAGGTGCAAAAAATTACCGCAGTGGCCAAAACCGATAGCGGCAAGAATATCTTCCGCGTCGAAGCCAGTCTGGAAAATGCGCCTGAACTATTACGGCCGGGCATGGAGGGTGTTGGCAAGATCGAAGCCGGACGCGCTAGTTTATTGTGGATCTGGAGCCACGACATGCTGGCTTGGCTGCGTTTGTGGATTTGGTCCTGGTGA
- a CDS encoding biotin/lipoyl-binding protein: MANELFSPHWYRVAKLKPKLHSHIEIHRHEYRGLIWYILEDPNTARHQRFNSLAYQFIGLLDGKLSVQEIADILNRQLGDYAPSQQDLIQLLGQLHQADLIQTEALVNTEELFERQARLSSAKSNQRLLNPLSLKLPLWDPDEFLSKHASKVAGLFSVKFGVVWLLVIAIASLQAGANWPEISHHFELNALAPYNFLIMFLLYPLIKILHELGHGFAMKLKGGEVHEMGVNFLLFMPVPYVNVSAANHLRNKYDRMLISAAGILVEGFLAALGLFLFLSTETGFVQDMGFDILLTGGVSSLFFNGNPLLKYDGYYILADALSIPNLYQRSSQIWAYLAQRYLFDLKQAVSPASAPGETAWFVIYSLASLTYRLMMLWFVCIYLTEKFFSLGIVVALLMVSLQVVFPLYKAIRFVFTSPSLSRKRDKALLTTAGVALLVVLVFGALPIPNYTLAEGVVWLPDEALIKVEQEGFIGELLVKSNQFVNQGDVLLTMHDDALEAKAKIARAKVAELQSQYRAEKENDLVKAEILKESLRVAESELDHLNHKSSAMIISAAKSGYILLPDADDLTSSYLRQGELIGYILDEQPPTIRMVVTQDNIGLLRQGSPEISVRLVSDPYREYPANIIRLAPEATNTLPSPALATTGGGKIRVNTENEQDMQTLQKIFLVDLDFSPPKNLPIGMRAYVRINHGGESIMTQLYRRVRQVFLRQFNV, from the coding sequence ATGGCTAACGAACTGTTCAGCCCGCACTGGTACCGGGTCGCCAAGCTCAAACCCAAATTGCATAGCCATATCGAGATTCATCGCCACGAGTACCGCGGCCTGATCTGGTACATCCTGGAAGACCCTAATACCGCCCGCCATCAGCGCTTTAACAGCCTGGCCTACCAGTTCATCGGGCTGTTGGACGGCAAGTTGAGCGTACAAGAGATTGCCGACATCCTGAATCGGCAGTTGGGCGACTATGCCCCCAGCCAACAAGACCTTATTCAACTACTGGGGCAATTGCATCAGGCCGATTTGATTCAAACCGAAGCCTTGGTCAACACCGAAGAATTGTTTGAGCGTCAGGCGCGTTTAAGCAGTGCGAAAAGCAATCAGCGATTGTTGAATCCGCTCTCGCTGAAATTGCCGTTGTGGGATCCGGACGAGTTTCTCAGCAAACATGCGTCTAAAGTGGCGGGTCTGTTCAGCGTCAAGTTCGGCGTGGTCTGGCTGCTAGTCATTGCAATTGCTTCGCTGCAAGCAGGGGCTAATTGGCCGGAAATCAGTCATCATTTTGAACTGAACGCCTTGGCTCCCTACAATTTTTTGATCATGTTCTTGTTGTACCCCTTGATCAAAATCCTGCATGAATTGGGGCATGGCTTTGCGATGAAGTTGAAAGGCGGCGAAGTGCATGAAATGGGTGTCAATTTTTTATTGTTCATGCCGGTGCCTTACGTCAATGTCTCCGCCGCCAACCATCTGCGTAACAAGTACGACCGGATGTTGATCAGCGCCGCGGGCATTTTGGTGGAAGGATTTCTGGCCGCGCTTGGCCTATTCTTGTTTTTGAGCACCGAGACCGGGTTTGTCCAGGATATGGGTTTCGACATCCTGCTGACCGGCGGCGTGTCGTCGTTGTTTTTTAACGGCAACCCGTTATTGAAGTACGACGGCTATTACATTCTGGCCGATGCCTTGAGCATTCCGAATTTGTATCAGCGTTCAAGCCAAATCTGGGCTTATTTGGCCCAGCGCTATTTGTTTGACTTGAAACAGGCGGTGTCGCCGGCCTCCGCGCCGGGCGAAACGGCTTGGTTTGTCATTTATAGTTTGGCATCGCTGACTTACCGCCTGATGATGTTGTGGTTTGTCTGTATTTATCTGACCGAAAAATTTTTCTCACTGGGTATCGTCGTTGCGTTGTTGATGGTGTCATTACAGGTCGTGTTTCCGCTGTATAAAGCCATACGTTTTGTGTTTACCAGCCCCAGTCTGAGTCGGAAAAGAGATAAGGCGCTGTTGACCACGGCAGGCGTAGCCTTGTTGGTTGTTCTGGTTTTTGGTGCTTTGCCGATTCCCAATTACACGCTGGCTGAAGGCGTGGTGTGGCTACCCGATGAAGCGTTGATCAAGGTGGAGCAAGAGGGTTTCATCGGCGAATTGCTGGTGAAATCCAATCAGTTTGTGAATCAGGGTGATGTGTTGCTGACCATGCATGATGACGCATTGGAAGCCAAAGCCAAGATCGCTCGCGCCAAAGTGGCCGAGTTGCAAAGCCAATATCGGGCGGAGAAAGAAAACGATTTGGTGAAGGCGGAAATTTTGAAAGAATCGCTGCGCGTTGCGGAATCCGAACTGGATCATTTGAATCATAAATCCAGCGCGATGATCATTAGTGCTGCTAAATCCGGTTATATCCTGTTGCCCGATGCCGACGATCTGACTAGTAGCTATTTGCGCCAGGGTGAGTTGATTGGTTACATTCTGGATGAACAGCCACCGACCATCCGCATGGTGGTAACACAAGACAATATTGGCTTGCTAAGGCAAGGCAGTCCGGAAATCAGCGTGCGTCTGGTTAGCGACCCGTATCGCGAATACCCGGCCAACATCATCCGCCTGGCGCCGGAAGCGACCAATACGCTGCCCAGCCCGGCCCTGGCGACCACCGGCGGCGGCAAGATCCGGGTGAATACGGAAAACGAACAAGACATGCAAACCCTGCAAAAAATCTTTTTGGTCGATCTGGACTTCTCGCCGCCGAAAAATCTGCCGATAGGTATGCGCGCTTATGTGCGGATCAACCATGGCGGCGAATCGATTATGACTCAGCTTTACCGCCGGGTACGTCAGGTATTTTTGAGGCAGTTCAATGTCTGA
- a CDS encoding prepilin peptidase, whose protein sequence is MSELVLRPGVHFGSYPQKPESRLSDFEQGAAAFFDKLHKRLNRQRFSQAYIVSRVEKVAAPLSHYNEQQLTIAILELRENLYRHGLTEELMIRAFALIRETAGRTLNKRHFDVQLFGGWLMINGMLAEMETGEGKTLTATLPACTAALAGIPVHVITANDYLAARDAEILKPLYLRLGLKSGAVVDGMDLELRRKLYQQPIVHTTNKQIAFDYLRDRIEMGEDVGLLKFQFKQIQQQIKQPQSNPLIMRGLCFAIIDEADSVLIDEAKTPLIITQARPSEASPETYGDALYLASSLFINDDFVMDPKTRDVELTPQGENTLADMIIGLGPSWKNKRWREAMVKQALIAEYCFKRNKQYILKDNKVQIIDEFTGRVMEDRSWEQGLQQMIEAKEGCLISEQREPLARISYQRFFSCYLKLAGTSGTVREVAAEMQRVYGLHSVKVPTHRVSKRILFSERIYATQAAKQGVFLQRVRELHALGRPVLIGTGSVAESLEVSVWLEAAGLVHRVLNAEQDQHEAEIIAQAGQLHAITVATNMAGRGTDIALGLGVAELGGLHVIALNCNESRRIDRQLYGRSARQGDPGSCEAILSLEDTALREFYSSAILKTMAGLAKDQQALPGFLGNLILRLPQIYNERQQRNVRRQLSKQDKHLSRILAFSGKFE, encoded by the coding sequence ATGTCTGAGTTGGTGTTGCGTCCAGGGGTGCATTTTGGCAGCTACCCGCAAAAGCCGGAAAGTCGACTAAGTGATTTCGAACAAGGCGCGGCGGCATTTTTCGACAAACTCCACAAGCGCCTGAACCGCCAGCGTTTCAGCCAGGCTTATATCGTCAGTCGAGTTGAAAAAGTTGCCGCCCCGTTAAGCCACTACAACGAGCAACAGTTGACCATCGCCATTCTGGAGTTGCGGGAAAATCTGTACCGGCATGGCCTGACCGAAGAGCTGATGATCAGAGCCTTCGCGCTGATTCGCGAAACCGCCGGTCGGACTCTAAATAAACGGCATTTTGACGTGCAATTGTTTGGTGGCTGGTTAATGATCAACGGTATGCTGGCGGAAATGGAAACCGGCGAAGGCAAAACACTGACCGCGACCTTGCCGGCCTGCACCGCTGCTTTGGCAGGCATCCCGGTGCATGTGATTACTGCTAACGATTACCTCGCGGCGCGCGATGCGGAGATTCTGAAACCGCTTTATCTGCGCCTGGGCTTGAAGTCCGGCGCGGTGGTTGACGGTATGGACCTTGAACTGCGCCGAAAACTGTATCAACAACCCATCGTCCATACGACGAATAAACAAATTGCCTTTGATTATCTGCGTGACCGCATCGAGATGGGCGAGGATGTGGGTTTGTTAAAATTTCAATTCAAGCAGATTCAACAGCAAATCAAACAGCCGCAAAGCAATCCTCTGATCATGCGTGGCTTATGCTTTGCCATCATCGATGAAGCCGATAGTGTATTGATCGACGAAGCCAAAACGCCGCTGATCATCACCCAGGCCCGGCCGAGTGAGGCGTCTCCGGAAACCTACGGTGACGCCTTGTATCTGGCCTCGTCATTGTTCATCAACGACGACTTTGTCATGGATCCCAAAACTCGCGACGTGGAACTGACCCCGCAAGGCGAAAATACCCTTGCGGATATGATTATCGGCTTGGGACCGAGTTGGAAAAACAAGCGCTGGCGGGAAGCCATGGTCAAACAGGCGCTAATCGCCGAGTATTGCTTCAAGCGCAACAAGCAATACATCCTGAAAGATAACAAGGTACAAATCATCGACGAGTTTACCGGCCGGGTGATGGAGGATCGGTCTTGGGAGCAGGGCTTGCAACAAATGATAGAAGCCAAGGAAGGTTGCTTGATTTCCGAACAACGCGAGCCGCTGGCGCGGATCAGTTACCAGCGCTTTTTCAGCTGCTATCTCAAACTGGCCGGTACTTCGGGCACGGTGCGGGAAGTGGCCGCGGAAATGCAGCGTGTTTATGGTTTGCATAGCGTAAAAGTGCCTACGCACAGAGTATCGAAACGGATTTTGTTCAGCGAACGGATTTATGCCACGCAGGCAGCCAAGCAGGGCGTGTTTCTGCAACGGGTCCGCGAGTTGCACGCACTAGGCAGGCCGGTATTGATAGGCACCGGTTCGGTTGCCGAGTCGCTGGAGGTCAGTGTTTGGCTGGAAGCGGCGGGTTTGGTTCACCGGGTGTTGAATGCGGAACAAGATCAACACGAGGCTGAGATCATCGCGCAAGCCGGGCAGTTGCACGCTATTACGGTAGCTACCAATATGGCCGGACGTGGCACCGATATAGCCCTGGGATTGGGCGTGGCGGAGTTGGGCGGTTTGCACGTGATTGCTTTGAACTGCAACGAATCCCGCCGTATTGACCGGCAACTATACGGGCGCTCTGCCCGGCAAGGCGATCCGGGTAGCTGCGAAGCGATACTGTCGCTGGAGGATACGGCGCTACGGGAGTTTTATTCGTCTGCTATTCTCAAGACTATGGCCGGCCTGGCTAAAGATCAGCAAGCTTTGCCGGGTTTTTTGGGAAACCTGATATTACGTCTGCCGCAAATTTATAACGAGCGGCAACAGCGCAACGTCAGAAGGCAACTCAGCAAACAGGATAAGCATTTGTCGCGTATTTTGGCGTTTTCCGGCAAGTTTGAATAA
- a CDS encoding efflux RND transporter periplasmic adaptor subunit translates to MPIRHHFFCALIGPGLFSGTVFAANLDCMVKPEMYVELSSPVAGTVAALLVDKGDHVAKGQPLAQLEASVELAKFNQAKADAETNSEVRNQKVKLEYATRNRTRYRSLATTSVISQIEKDKVETEVVLAGIELRKAEERKKSAMLALEMAKAQLEVKTIKSPIDGIVIDRYAMPGESVSDRAIMKLAQVNPLRVELIAPTEYFGLIQPGMEVEVRPELPAKKVVRANVTKVDQLIDPASGSFTVRMTLPNPSDELIGGVNCIATFDFATPAPTTTPTPPPFVPQNVAPVSPVIKR, encoded by the coding sequence ATGCCCATACGCCACCATTTTTTTTGCGCATTAATCGGTCCTGGCCTGTTCAGTGGCACCGTGTTTGCCGCCAATCTGGATTGCATGGTCAAGCCGGAAATGTACGTCGAGTTGAGTAGCCCGGTGGCGGGGACTGTCGCAGCGCTATTGGTCGATAAGGGTGATCACGTTGCCAAAGGCCAACCGCTTGCCCAATTGGAAGCGTCGGTGGAATTGGCCAAGTTTAACCAGGCCAAGGCCGATGCCGAGACCAATAGCGAGGTACGCAATCAGAAAGTGAAACTGGAATACGCCACGCGCAACCGCACCCGCTATCGCAGCTTAGCCACGACCAGTGTTATTTCACAAATAGAGAAAGACAAAGTCGAGACCGAAGTGGTGTTGGCTGGAATCGAGTTGAGAAAGGCAGAGGAACGCAAAAAGTCGGCGATGTTGGCATTGGAAATGGCCAAGGCGCAACTGGAGGTTAAAACCATCAAAAGTCCGATAGACGGTATTGTGATAGACCGCTATGCGATGCCCGGCGAGTCCGTTAGTGATCGCGCGATTATGAAGCTGGCGCAAGTCAATCCGTTGCGCGTTGAGCTGATCGCGCCGACTGAATATTTTGGTCTGATTCAGCCTGGTATGGAAGTGGAAGTACGCCCTGAACTGCCGGCCAAAAAAGTCGTGAGAGCTAATGTCACCAAAGTGGACCAATTGATCGATCCGGCCAGTGGCAGCTTTACGGTGCGCATGACCTTGCCTAATCCCAGCGACGAACTGATCGGCGGCGTCAACTGTATCGCTACCTTCGATTTTGCCACGCCAGCCCCAACCACGACGCCGACTCCCCCGCCTTTTGTACCGCAGAACGTGGCGCCGGTGAGTCCGGTCATCAAGCGTTGA
- a CDS encoding putative lipoprotein, with amino-acid sequence MATTIALGTALISGCSFSTSSESSSDSIGSLSDSSGGIFKSASSPFTSSSDSSRNKRDKYETDVADYTATFVVSSSGTLDSFRGHLSELAESHEITNWETDRNTYVGIGRGLAKAKLGKPQISAFTESLSDNEPWKKQAIEEGLKK; translated from the coding sequence TTGGCAACCACTATCGCGTTGGGAACTGCACTGATCAGCGGCTGCTCGTTTTCCACCAGCTCCGAGAGTTCGTCCGACAGTATAGGCAGCTTGTCTGACAGCTCCGGCGGCATCTTCAAAAGCGCCTCCAGCCCGTTTACCTCCAGCTCCGACTCGTCTCGTAACAAGCGCGATAAATACGAAACCGATGTGGCCGACTATACCGCTACCTTCGTGGTGTCCAGCAGCGGCACACTGGATAGTTTTCGCGGACATCTCAGCGAATTGGCCGAAAGTCATGAGATCACCAACTGGGAAACCGACCGGAATACTTACGTAGGCATCGGCCGTGGACTTGCTAAAGCCAAGCTCGGCAAACCGCAAATTTCGGCGTTTACCGAAAGTTTGAGCGATAACGAGCCCTGGAAGAAACAGGCCATTGAAGAAGGTTTGAAAAAATAA
- a CDS encoding BTAD domain-containing putative transcriptional regulator, producing MDKLLGGWMIDKPVRAQLPAKLVAPTLPAVVCRRRLFEQIDRSYSDYGSAVWLFGPAGYGKTTLAADYAAANTQPVLWYRFDSDDLDPAVFLGHFRTAATRLGLVSATPAFGPEYLPGLEAYVGELLRTLLPPEAAPMLLVFDDCHQVVASPLLVRILAALGRIVGVQHRILCLSRHEPPPGLAIALQPLGMLTPAQLAFDRDEAGRLADLAGFDGGSDRLDKLFGQSRGWPAALAVELRQRPPEHPTPANEQADLAQRVQDGLDATVLQQLLAVACAETATEPLAHDLADDPAVLATLARLAANHYLVNRIDTAIPSYQLHPLLREFLLARHRANLGQDGYAAFLKRSAGVLERHGEIGQAFELYRQASAGLDLQRLILVHAKTELGAGRSLQLQSWLQSLPDDLPANPWLDFWRAAAQLALNPPLAQTLFERAHAGFGDDPLGKALSAAGVLSAMFFVMDDFRDAARWLNELAVLDSVIEAADDPELDAWILGCGNILVHFPDYLELARRWAQRALARLPHCPSGRQVFLTSFLLQYHVWRGDTEGSRAFFALLDQQIANDEPLYRINLLNWQAVNAYLCAEHAAAYAATEAAAQLATAYGLDFYLPNIYGQEAYTALSAMDWERFRSALARMEACLPANRRVDQSFILHLRSGLSLAEQRFSQARQEAELALSICREINLPSVAALVQHGLAQVLAASGDRAEAARHLLQLQSYAVRADKPFILFMALLTEAQVLLAGGDEAGGLASLARALALGKRQRYLNVHPFWQPAVIGKLCTVALEHGIEADYVRWWIVQRQLQPDGNACEEWPWPVKIRTLGQFRIDGLEPEARRRQKDNKPLQLLQWLLATNPDGVPQQTLADALWPDSDADAAQHALEVALQRMRKLLGRNEAVLLQGGTLSLNRELCWLDIWVVDEVARRFAADPNQAATLADRLLKVWRGPFLPGLEAPLAASKRENLAAKFIQTLEKLGSELEAAGRRAVAIACYTQAVSIEPLAENLQYRLIDCLLAEDRRAEALLAYRRCRRHYAGHYGIEPSPRLKSLAALITAPNVGKD from the coding sequence GTGGATAAATTGCTTGGGGGGTGGATGATCGACAAACCGGTGCGCGCGCAACTTCCCGCTAAATTGGTCGCGCCGACCTTACCCGCTGTGGTTTGCCGCCGACGCCTGTTCGAACAAATAGACCGCAGCTATTCCGACTACGGTTCGGCAGTCTGGCTGTTCGGGCCGGCCGGTTACGGTAAAACCACGTTAGCGGCTGATTATGCCGCCGCAAACACTCAACCCGTACTTTGGTACCGTTTCGACAGCGATGACCTGGACCCGGCCGTTTTTTTGGGGCATTTCCGCACTGCGGCAACCCGTTTGGGCCTGGTCTCCGCGACACCGGCGTTCGGCCCGGAATATTTGCCCGGCCTTGAAGCCTATGTCGGCGAGTTATTGCGCACGCTGTTGCCGCCCGAAGCCGCGCCAATGCTGCTGGTATTCGACGATTGCCACCAGGTGGTCGCTTCGCCGTTACTGGTGCGGATATTGGCCGCATTGGGCCGCATCGTCGGCGTGCAGCACCGAATACTGTGTCTGAGCCGCCACGAACCACCGCCCGGACTGGCTATTGCATTGCAGCCGCTCGGCATGCTCACGCCGGCGCAATTGGCGTTTGACCGCGACGAAGCCGGCCGACTGGCCGATCTGGCCGGATTCGACGGCGGCAGCGACAGGCTCGACAAGTTGTTCGGCCAAAGCCGCGGCTGGCCAGCCGCTTTAGCCGTGGAATTACGGCAACGGCCACCCGAACATCCGACTCCGGCCAACGAGCAAGCAGATTTAGCGCAACGGGTGCAGGACGGTTTGGATGCCACCGTCTTGCAACAGTTGCTGGCCGTTGCCTGCGCAGAAACCGCAACCGAGCCGCTGGCGCACGATTTAGCAGACGACCCGGCCGTGTTGGCGACGTTGGCCCGACTGGCGGCCAACCATTATTTGGTCAACCGCATCGACACTGCCATCCCCAGTTACCAACTTCACCCTTTGCTGCGGGAATTTCTGCTGGCCCGCCACCGGGCCAACCTCGGACAGGACGGTTACGCGGCATTTTTAAAACGCAGTGCCGGAGTGCTGGAACGCCACGGCGAGATTGGCCAGGCCTTCGAACTGTACCGCCAAGCCAGCGCCGGGCTGGACCTGCAACGCCTGATTCTGGTCCATGCCAAAACCGAGTTGGGCGCCGGCAGAAGCCTGCAACTGCAGTCTTGGTTGCAGAGTTTACCGGACGACTTGCCGGCCAACCCGTGGCTGGATTTCTGGCGGGCCGCGGCCCAGTTGGCGTTAAATCCGCCGCTGGCCCAAACCTTGTTCGAACGGGCTCACGCCGGTTTCGGCGACGACCCCTTGGGCAAAGCGCTGAGCGCCGCCGGGGTACTGAGCGCGATGTTTTTCGTGATGGACGACTTTCGCGACGCGGCACGCTGGCTGAACGAACTGGCTGTGCTGGATTCAGTAATCGAAGCAGCCGACGATCCGGAGTTGGACGCCTGGATCCTGGGCTGCGGCAATATTCTGGTCCACTTCCCCGATTACCTGGAATTGGCCCGACGTTGGGCGCAGCGAGCATTAGCGCGCCTGCCGCACTGTCCATCGGGGCGCCAGGTATTTTTGACTTCCTTCCTGTTGCAATACCATGTCTGGCGCGGCGATACGGAGGGTTCGCGCGCCTTTTTCGCCCTACTGGATCAACAGATAGCCAACGACGAACCGCTGTATCGGATCAATCTATTGAATTGGCAAGCAGTAAACGCTTACCTATGCGCCGAGCACGCCGCCGCTTACGCAGCCACCGAGGCGGCCGCGCAATTGGCTACCGCTTACGGCTTGGATTTTTATTTGCCGAACATTTACGGACAAGAAGCCTATACCGCGCTGTCGGCCATGGACTGGGAGCGCTTTCGCTCGGCGTTGGCGCGCATGGAAGCCTGTTTGCCGGCGAATCGACGGGTAGACCAATCGTTCATCTTGCATTTGCGCTCCGGCCTGTCGCTGGCGGAACAGCGTTTTAGCCAAGCGCGCCAGGAAGCGGAACTGGCGTTGTCGATTTGCCGCGAAATCAACTTACCGTCGGTGGCGGCCCTGGTTCAGCATGGGCTGGCGCAAGTGTTAGCGGCGTCCGGTGACCGGGCCGAAGCCGCCCGGCATTTACTGCAATTGCAAAGCTATGCCGTTCGCGCGGACAAGCCCTTCATTCTATTCATGGCCTTGCTGACCGAAGCCCAAGTCCTATTGGCCGGCGGCGACGAAGCCGGCGGCCTGGCCTCGCTGGCCCGGGCGTTGGCATTGGGCAAGCGCCAGCGTTATCTGAACGTGCACCCGTTCTGGCAGCCGGCAGTGATCGGCAAATTATGTACCGTTGCGCTGGAGCACGGCATCGAAGCCGACTATGTGCGCTGGTGGATAGTGCAACGCCAACTGCAACCGGACGGTAACGCCTGCGAAGAATGGCCGTGGCCGGTGAAAATCCGGACGCTGGGCCAGTTCAGGATCGACGGCCTCGAACCGGAGGCGCGTCGCAGGCAAAAAGACAACAAGCCATTGCAGTTGCTGCAGTGGTTACTGGCGACGAATCCGGACGGCGTGCCTCAACAAACCCTGGCCGATGCGCTGTGGCCGGACTCGGACGCCGATGCCGCCCAGCATGCGCTGGAAGTAGCCTTGCAGCGCATGCGCAAACTGCTGGGACGGAATGAGGCGGTGTTGTTGCAGGGCGGCACCCTGTCTTTGAATCGGGAATTGTGCTGGCTGGACATTTGGGTCGTCGACGAAGTCGCCAGACGATTTGCCGCCGACCCGAATCAGGCCGCAACCTTGGCGGATCGCCTGTTAAAAGTCTGGCGCGGCCCGTTTTTGCCCGGCCTGGAAGCGCCATTAGCGGCATCGAAACGGGAAAATCTCGCTGCCAAATTCATCCAAACTTTGGAAAAGCTTGGTTCCGAGCTGGAAGCCGCAGGCCGGAGAGCCGTGGCCATCGCCTGCTATACGCAAGCCGTCTCAATTGAACCGTTGGCGGAAAATCTGCAATACCGGCTGATCGATTGCCTGCTCGCCGAAGATAGGCGCGCCGAGGCCTTGCTAGCTTACCGCCGCTGTCGGCGCCACTATGCCGGCCACTATGGCATCGAACCCTCTCCCCGCTTAAAGTCCCTGGCCGCACTGATCACGGCGCCAAACGTCGGTAAAGACTAA